One Kallotenue papyrolyticum genomic window carries:
- a CDS encoding response regulator: MQHILVVDDEAAITSMVEQRLRRDGFAVVSVGTGAAALAALQRQPFAAVLLDLGLPDMDGLDVLRHLRATYAYLPVIILTARGDEVDRVVGLELGADDYVVKPFSPRELVARVRALLRRTAEAEALRRHAQAGSPPAGGLVRIDALRRVALFREQPLDLRPREFDLLHLLVSHPGQVWTREALLRQVWGVDQHIDIRTVDVHVRRLRAKLAAIDASITPIQTEWGVGYRWVE; the protein is encoded by the coding sequence ATGCAACATATTCTGGTTGTCGATGATGAAGCGGCCATCACCTCCATGGTTGAACAGCGCTTGCGCCGCGATGGGTTTGCGGTCGTCAGTGTTGGGACGGGCGCGGCGGCGCTGGCAGCGCTCCAGCGCCAGCCGTTTGCCGCGGTGCTGCTCGATCTGGGCCTGCCCGACATGGATGGCCTGGACGTGCTGCGCCATTTGCGCGCCACGTATGCCTATCTGCCGGTGATCATCCTGACGGCACGGGGCGACGAGGTCGACCGTGTGGTCGGCCTTGAGCTGGGCGCGGATGATTATGTGGTCAAGCCCTTCTCGCCGCGCGAGCTGGTTGCCCGCGTGCGTGCGCTGCTGCGGCGCACCGCCGAAGCCGAAGCGTTGCGCCGCCACGCGCAGGCCGGCAGCCCACCGGCTGGGGGGCTGGTGCGGATCGATGCGCTGCGGCGCGTGGCGCTGTTTCGCGAGCAGCCGCTCGATCTGCGGCCGCGTGAATTCGATCTGCTCCATCTCCTGGTCTCCCACCCGGGGCAGGTCTGGACCCGCGAAGCGCTGTTGCGCCAGGTATGGGGCGTCGATCAACATATCGATATCCGCACGGTGGACGTCCACGTGCGGCGGCTCCGTGCCAAGCTGGCGGCGATCGATGCCTCGATCACGCCGATCCAGACCGAGTGGGGCGTGGGCTACCGCTGGGTTGAGTAG
- a CDS encoding CcmD family protein produces MPDVINNPALAMYVAAAVALVVMLGFLIYLWRLDARVRELRRALDSQAAGAARTVERQSEHEPQRLQRIERELQDGLNHP; encoded by the coding sequence ATGCCTGACGTGATCAACAACCCTGCGCTGGCCATGTACGTCGCCGCCGCCGTCGCGTTGGTGGTGATGCTTGGCTTTCTGATCTACCTGTGGCGGCTCGACGCGCGGGTGCGCGAACTGCGCCGCGCCCTGGACAGCCAGGCTGCCGGTGCCGCGCGCACCGTCGAGCGGCAGAGCGAGCACGAGCCACAACGGCTCCAACGCATCGAACGGGAGTTGCAGGATGGCCTCAATCACCCTTGA
- a CDS encoding J domain-containing protein produces the protein MRSTPRPPITDLYALLQVSPRASAEEISAAYQRLRALYAPERVAEAAPDVQALAAQRREQLDAAYAVLSDPQQRAAYDRRFGFAAPEEALDYRPLPPARGQERARVPEERDSLAAPARLGQGPLSWLPALGIAVVGLALLLLLVLSGVRTTSDPAAMATPTVAMVRLPFTEAQLAQFRSAAENNNTFEAWRAYGNALFDNLQTMRENAAQAPQYRNQLDRWQMVIEAYDRALRLRDDPIVRADRALALFNYGVDAAQPAYVEQATAAAEEALQQGVAAPRALLNYGLILSLSRPPRTEEALALWRRITTEAPNTPEAQRAQALLQSFEGQPAPTGTNQAEN, from the coding sequence ATGAGATCAACGCCTCGTCCACCTATCACCGACCTCTACGCCCTACTGCAGGTATCGCCGCGCGCCTCCGCCGAGGAGATCAGCGCGGCCTACCAACGCCTACGCGCACTCTACGCGCCGGAGCGCGTCGCCGAAGCCGCGCCCGACGTGCAGGCGCTGGCCGCGCAGCGGCGCGAGCAGCTAGACGCCGCCTATGCCGTGCTGAGCGACCCGCAGCAGCGCGCCGCCTACGATCGACGCTTCGGCTTTGCCGCGCCCGAAGAGGCGCTGGACTATCGGCCACTGCCGCCGGCGCGCGGTCAGGAGCGCGCCCGGGTGCCGGAGGAACGCGACAGCCTGGCCGCGCCGGCACGCCTGGGACAGGGGCCGCTGAGCTGGCTGCCGGCGCTGGGCATCGCCGTGGTAGGCCTGGCACTGCTGCTGCTGCTGGTGCTGAGCGGCGTGCGTACCACCAGCGATCCGGCCGCGATGGCCACCCCCACCGTGGCCATGGTGCGCCTGCCCTTCACCGAAGCCCAACTGGCACAGTTCCGCAGCGCTGCCGAGAACAACAACACCTTTGAGGCCTGGCGCGCCTACGGCAATGCGCTCTTCGACAACCTACAGACCATGCGCGAAAACGCGGCGCAGGCGCCGCAGTACCGCAACCAGCTCGATCGCTGGCAGATGGTGATCGAGGCCTATGATCGCGCGCTGCGGCTGCGCGACGATCCGATCGTCCGCGCCGACCGCGCGCTGGCGCTCTTCAACTACGGCGTTGACGCCGCCCAACCGGCCTATGTCGAGCAGGCCACGGCTGCGGCAGAGGAGGCCCTGCAGCAGGGCGTCGCCGCGCCGCGCGCGCTGCTCAACTATGGCCTGATCCTGTCCCTGAGTCGTCCACCGCGCACCGAGGAGGCGCTGGCCCTGTGGCGGCGCATCACCACGGAAGCGCCCAACACGCCCGAGGCGCAGCGCGCGCAGGCTCTGTTGCAAAGCTTCGAGGGCCAGCCGGCGCCAACGGGCACGAACCAGGCGGAGAACTGA
- a CDS encoding peroxiredoxin family protein, protein MLDAKRKQTLGGRELVYGVVGVLLGLLILSGVWLLTGRSATRSVNITEVTPYAAPDFTLQDLGGRPVSLSDFRGKVVLLNFWGTWCEPCKEETPALEATYRRLKDEGLVILGIDQLNGERSLNRDVEDVQRFAALYDVTYPILLDEQGAVGQSYSIVPLPTSIFVDREGQVRYIRIGPLNSNDIERIFRRLHTPGAQADLQGAVHEPAAHRNRG, encoded by the coding sequence ATGCTTGACGCCAAGCGCAAACAAACCCTCGGCGGACGTGAGCTGGTGTATGGCGTCGTGGGCGTGCTGCTCGGCCTCTTGATCCTGAGCGGCGTCTGGCTGCTCACCGGTCGTTCCGCGACCCGCAGCGTCAACATCACCGAAGTCACGCCCTATGCCGCACCGGACTTTACGCTCCAAGACCTCGGCGGCCGGCCCGTTAGCCTGAGCGACTTTCGCGGCAAGGTGGTGTTGCTCAACTTCTGGGGCACCTGGTGCGAGCCCTGCAAGGAAGAAACGCCGGCGCTGGAAGCCACCTACCGGCGGCTGAAGGACGAGGGCCTGGTGATCCTGGGCATCGACCAGCTCAACGGCGAGCGCAGCCTCAACCGCGACGTGGAGGATGTGCAGCGCTTCGCCGCGCTGTACGATGTGACCTATCCGATCCTGCTCGATGAGCAGGGCGCGGTCGGCCAGTCCTACAGCATCGTGCCGCTGCCAACCTCGATCTTTGTTGACCGCGAGGGTCAGGTGCGCTATATTCGCATCGGTCCGCTCAACAGCAACGACATCGAGCGGATCTTCCGGCGTCTACACACGCCCGGAGCCCAAGCGGATCTTCAGGGAGCGGTCCATGAACCAGCGGCGCATCGTAATCGTGGATGA
- a CDS encoding heme exporter protein CcmB, with protein sequence MTSEIEQRAPYVEIRSRHAWRLPRAVWAVVRKDVRSELRTRYALNALAVFALTIVLVVSFYLGPRLASADPLTPALQAALLWIALFFAALTGLGRAFIHEEETQTATLLRLHAPPLAVFVGKWLVNLGLLLLLSVVVSGLLGLLLALRAQNWAMLVLTLLLGALGLSATVTLLAAIIARASARSALFAALAFPVAFPLLAIAMTASEQALIGAPWRQAAPQLQGLAAYAVAVSTAALLLFPYVWES encoded by the coding sequence GTGACCAGCGAGATCGAACAGAGGGCGCCATACGTAGAAATTCGTAGCCGCCATGCTTGGCGCCTGCCACGCGCGGTTTGGGCCGTAGTGCGCAAGGACGTGCGCAGCGAACTACGTACACGCTATGCGCTCAACGCGCTGGCGGTGTTTGCGCTGACGATCGTGCTGGTCGTCAGCTTCTATCTGGGACCGCGCCTGGCATCCGCCGATCCGCTAACACCGGCGCTGCAGGCCGCGCTGCTGTGGATCGCCCTGTTCTTCGCCGCGCTGACCGGGCTGGGACGCGCCTTTATCCACGAGGAAGAGACGCAGACCGCAACGCTGTTGCGGCTGCACGCGCCACCACTGGCGGTGTTTGTGGGCAAATGGCTGGTGAACCTGGGACTACTGCTGCTGCTGAGCGTGGTCGTCAGCGGGCTGTTGGGGTTGCTGCTGGCGCTACGCGCGCAGAACTGGGCCATGCTGGTGCTGACCTTGCTGCTGGGCGCGCTCGGCCTGAGCGCGACCGTTACGCTGCTAGCGGCGATCATTGCGCGCGCTTCAGCGCGCTCGGCGCTGTTCGCGGCGCTGGCCTTTCCGGTTGCCTTTCCGTTGCTGGCCATAGCGATGACCGCCAGTGAACAGGCGCTGATCGGCGCGCCATGGCGCCAGGCCGCGCCGCAGCTTCAAGGGCTGGCGGCCTATGCCGTCGCGGTCTCGACCGCAGCACTGCTGTTGTTTCCCTATGTCTGGGAGAGTTGA
- a CDS encoding cytochrome c biogenesis protein: MLRSQPVTTALKGLVTLWLLGVVVAMFLIVPEYQGLGNTGRIIMVHVPTAWLSMLAFSVAAWQSVQYLRRRRVEHDERALAATELGLLFATLATLTGSMFAKVVWGAWWNWEPRETSILILLLIYAAYFALRSAIDDAERRRQLAAVYALFAFVTAPLLIFVVPRLYDTTLHPNCAFLPGSKCDGITLAEGRVGDLGDNILELRAIRREGDLVTAVVAVRGTGGAAPVIMEPSYNVATRTQVATPAFEGSRFMLAIQGVSDQGVRLNIQAPGNTSQRNATTTLTLLASLLGFTGLFVWIYALRSTLLSLQRRIEAQGWS; the protein is encoded by the coding sequence ATGCTACGATCACAGCCTGTTACCACCGCCCTAAAAGGGCTGGTCACGCTCTGGCTGCTGGGCGTGGTGGTTGCCATGTTTCTGATCGTGCCGGAGTATCAGGGCCTGGGCAACACGGGGCGCATCATCATGGTGCATGTCCCAACCGCCTGGCTCTCGATGCTGGCCTTTAGCGTCGCTGCCTGGCAGAGCGTGCAGTACCTGCGCCGGCGCCGGGTCGAGCACGACGAGCGCGCGCTGGCCGCCACCGAACTGGGGCTGCTCTTCGCGACCCTAGCCACGCTCACCGGCTCGATGTTCGCCAAAGTGGTCTGGGGCGCGTGGTGGAACTGGGAACCGCGCGAAACCTCGATTCTGATCCTCCTGTTGATCTATGCCGCCTACTTTGCCCTGCGTTCGGCGATTGACGATGCGGAGCGCCGGCGGCAACTCGCCGCGGTGTATGCGCTGTTTGCCTTCGTCACCGCGCCGTTGCTGATCTTTGTCGTGCCGCGACTCTACGACACCACGCTGCATCCCAACTGCGCCTTTCTGCCCGGTTCGAAGTGCGACGGCATCACACTGGCCGAGGGCCGTGTCGGCGATCTGGGCGACAACATCCTGGAGCTACGCGCGATCCGACGCGAGGGCGACCTGGTCACGGCGGTGGTAGCGGTACGCGGCACCGGCGGCGCTGCGCCGGTGATCATGGAACCGAGCTACAACGTAGCGACGCGTACGCAGGTCGCTACTCCCGCCTTCGAGGGCAGCCGCTTCATGCTGGCGATCCAGGGCGTGAGCGACCAGGGCGTGCGGCTGAATATTCAGGCGCCCGGCAATACCAGCCAGCGCAACGCTACCACCACGCTGACGCTGCTGGCCTCGTTGCTCGGCTTTACCGGTCTGTTCGTCTGGATCTACGCACTGCGCAGCACGCTGCTGAGTCTGCAGCGGCGCATCGAAGCACAAGGATGGAGCTGA
- a CDS encoding alpha/beta fold hydrolase gives MSVVYIDQQAVHYEVFGRGRPVLFLHGWLGSWRYWLPSMEVVAQSFRTYAFDLIGFGDTVHRGVQPSIAAYAEQVIRFLDALGIEKIMLVGHSMGGMVSLKTALTYPERIDRVVTVGAPIVGSSLAPLLKLTAFAPIARAMHLTPAITKRLFRHFLSEAAEQDMLEILEDSVKPTAESIRASVRSMMRTDLRPLLPDLRVPTLVIHGTRDDIVMPSQISVIRQALPSSPLLRQLSIDGSRHFPWVDRPDEFHAALLEFLRAPRSDLLVTHSLEARCATITLANRPA, from the coding sequence ATGAGCGTGGTCTATATCGATCAACAGGCGGTTCATTATGAGGTCTTTGGACGGGGTCGTCCCGTCCTGTTTTTGCATGGCTGGTTGGGATCATGGCGCTACTGGCTGCCCTCCATGGAGGTGGTCGCCCAGAGTTTCCGGACCTATGCGTTCGATCTGATCGGCTTCGGCGATACGGTACACCGCGGCGTCCAGCCGTCGATCGCCGCCTACGCCGAGCAGGTGATCCGCTTCTTAGACGCCCTCGGCATCGAAAAGATCATGCTGGTCGGCCATTCGATGGGGGGGATGGTCTCACTCAAAACGGCGCTGACCTACCCGGAGCGCATCGATCGCGTCGTCACCGTCGGCGCGCCGATCGTCGGCTCGTCGCTCGCGCCACTGCTGAAGCTGACGGCCTTCGCGCCGATCGCCCGCGCTATGCACCTGACGCCGGCGATCACCAAGCGCCTGTTTCGCCACTTCCTCAGCGAGGCTGCCGAGCAGGATATGCTCGAAATTCTCGAAGATAGCGTCAAGCCCACCGCCGAAAGTATCCGCGCCTCGGTGCGCTCGATGATGCGCACCGACCTACGGCCCCTGCTGCCCGACCTGCGCGTGCCGACCCTGGTAATCCACGGCACGCGTGACGACATCGTGATGCCGAGCCAGATCAGCGTGATCCGCCAGGCGCTGCCCAGCTCGCCGCTATTACGTCAACTCAGTATCGACGGCTCGCGGCACTTCCCCTGGGTCGATCGACCGGACGAGTTCCACGCCGCGCTGCTCGAGTTTCTGCGCGCGCCACGCAGCGATCTGCTGGTCACCCATTCGCTGGAAGCGCGCTGTGCTACGATCACCCTGGCGAATCGGCCGGCCTGA
- the ccsA gene encoding cytochrome c biogenesis protein CcsA, with product MIYAIGTTLIIAACASAWLAALAFALVPGGHVALLRWGRLGAWLALLLAGGVAGLLLALFVLQRYDVRYVFDYSSSELEFRYRVAAVWAGQPGSLVVWALGGLIFAPLLMRRTRQLEPYILAPLLALQAVLLLFVLMRNPFVPTPTAELPATLLRDGRVIDGRGLNPQLHNVWMVIHPPTLFTAYGLLGVPFAMALGGLWRRDYDGWARLALPWTVAGWTVLSVALTLGGYWAYESLGWGGYWAWDPVENSSLVPWLTGLALIHGLVLQRAHGGLRRANFFLAILTYIAVFYASFLTRSGVLSSFSVHSFVEEGLKQVMITALIGLLLIGSGSLVWRWRDVPRRALSDALLSRDTFFVLLMLTLVLVGAVVAFGTSMPWITAIDGLGVRLERFFSQAFQIDDGTLLGGQPLGDGRFSLMPDFFTTTTTPLALVLAILMTIGPLLGWRGTHHGKLLRALRWPCAAAVLLTSVAMLLGVRDLKSILFVLVASTAAGTNLLMIVRTLRAGWLRIGGYLAHVGMALLLLGVVGSYGYASEEHKLVIPQGETQRVFGHSFTFWGYEERPDGKHVLRLEVDKDTAHAFLATPDVYFNQRMGAQVRTPAIKRYLWQDLYIAPEDYLPAIDPNVALLAPGQQITIGPYLLRFEEFAIEDRLQSDNYALIGATVTVTHEQQTWRLTPRLRLEPNQPITELPVALGNNHRLVLENFNAGERLVRLRIDGLHLPVVPARAVFTVSLKPAIALVWIGAVLMAVGGLIAVVRRRWEALPARQPAPRAGLIGWRRPAPSYRFDR from the coding sequence ATGATCTATGCCATCGGGACAACCCTGATCATTGCGGCCTGTGCCAGCGCATGGTTGGCGGCACTGGCCTTCGCGCTGGTGCCTGGCGGTCACGTGGCACTGCTGCGTTGGGGACGGCTGGGCGCCTGGCTGGCCCTGCTGCTGGCCGGTGGCGTCGCCGGGCTGCTCCTGGCGCTGTTCGTCCTACAGCGCTACGACGTGCGCTACGTCTTCGACTATAGCTCCAGCGAGCTGGAGTTTCGCTATCGCGTGGCTGCGGTGTGGGCCGGCCAGCCCGGCAGCCTGGTGGTCTGGGCGCTGGGCGGGCTGATCTTCGCGCCGCTGCTGATGCGCCGCACGCGTCAGCTCGAGCCCTACATCCTGGCGCCGCTGCTGGCGCTGCAGGCTGTGCTGCTGCTGTTCGTGCTGATGCGCAATCCGTTCGTGCCCACGCCGACCGCCGAGCTGCCCGCGACCCTGCTGCGCGATGGGCGGGTGATCGATGGACGCGGCCTCAACCCGCAACTGCACAACGTCTGGATGGTGATCCACCCACCGACCCTGTTCACAGCCTACGGCCTGCTGGGCGTGCCCTTCGCTATGGCGCTGGGCGGCCTGTGGCGTCGCGACTACGACGGCTGGGCGCGCCTGGCGCTGCCCTGGACGGTAGCGGGCTGGACCGTCCTAAGCGTGGCGCTGACGCTGGGTGGCTATTGGGCCTACGAATCGTTGGGCTGGGGCGGCTACTGGGCCTGGGATCCGGTCGAAAACTCCTCACTGGTGCCCTGGCTGACCGGCCTGGCGCTGATCCACGGCCTGGTGCTGCAGCGAGCGCATGGCGGCCTGCGGCGTGCCAACTTCTTTCTGGCGATCCTGACCTACATCGCCGTCTTCTACGCCTCGTTCCTGACCCGCTCCGGCGTCCTGTCCAGCTTTTCGGTGCACTCCTTCGTCGAAGAAGGGCTGAAGCAGGTGATGATCACCGCACTGATCGGGCTGCTGCTGATCGGCAGCGGCAGCCTGGTGTGGCGCTGGCGCGACGTGCCGCGGCGCGCCCTGTCGGATGCCCTGCTCTCGCGCGACACCTTCTTCGTCCTGCTGATGCTGACGCTGGTGCTGGTCGGCGCCGTCGTCGCCTTCGGCACCTCGATGCCCTGGATCACCGCGATCGACGGCCTGGGCGTGCGCCTGGAGCGCTTTTTCAGCCAGGCCTTTCAGATCGACGACGGCACCCTGCTGGGCGGGCAGCCGCTGGGCGATGGCCGCTTCTCGCTGATGCCCGACTTCTTCACCACCACCACCACGCCCCTGGCGCTGGTGCTGGCGATCCTGATGACGATCGGGCCGCTGCTGGGCTGGCGCGGCACCCACCACGGCAAACTGTTGCGGGCGCTGCGCTGGCCCTGCGCGGCTGCCGTCCTGCTCACCAGCGTGGCGATGCTGCTGGGCGTGCGCGATCTGAAATCGATCCTGTTTGTGCTGGTCGCATCCACCGCGGCGGGCACCAACCTGCTAATGATCGTGCGCACACTGCGTGCCGGCTGGCTGCGCATCGGCGGCTACCTGGCGCACGTCGGCATGGCCCTGCTGCTGCTGGGTGTGGTCGGCTCCTACGGCTATGCCTCGGAAGAGCACAAGCTGGTGATCCCACAGGGCGAGACCCAGCGCGTCTTCGGCCATAGCTTTACCTTCTGGGGCTACGAGGAGCGGCCCGATGGCAAGCATGTACTGCGCCTGGAAGTTGACAAGGACACCGCGCATGCCTTTCTGGCAACGCCGGATGTGTACTTCAACCAGCGCATGGGCGCGCAGGTGCGCACGCCGGCGATCAAGCGCTACCTGTGGCAGGACCTCTACATCGCTCCGGAGGACTACCTGCCGGCGATCGATCCCAACGTGGCGCTGCTGGCGCCCGGCCAGCAGATCACCATCGGCCCGTATCTGTTGCGCTTCGAGGAGTTTGCGATCGAGGATCGCCTCCAGAGCGACAACTACGCGCTGATCGGCGCGACCGTAACCGTCACGCACGAGCAGCAGACCTGGCGGCTGACCCCACGTCTGCGCCTGGAACCCAACCAACCCATCACCGAGCTGCCCGTGGCCCTGGGCAACAACCATCGCCTGGTGCTGGAGAACTTCAACGCCGGCGAGCGCCTGGTCCGCCTGCGCATCGACGGCCTACACCTGCCGGTCGTGCCGGCGCGCGCCGTCTTTACCGTCAGCCTTAAACCGGCCATCGCGCTGGTGTGGATCGGTGCGGTGTTGATGGCCGTCGGCGGCCTGATCGCCGTCGTGCGGCGGCGTTGGGAAGCGCTTCCGGCGCGCCAACCCGCACCGCGCGCCGGCCTGATCGGCTGGCGACGACCGGCGCCTAGCTACCGTTTCGACCGATGA
- a CDS encoding response regulator transcription factor, translating into MNQRRIVIVDDDPQLQETIGLMLQQEGYAVSAALSGSEGIEQVETSAPDLVILDINLPDISGFDVVRILRRSSPLPILMLTGRTESSDVVSSLDSGADDYLTKPFRADELLARVRALLRRVPELSQPLVVGDGQVEIDLRARRVRVRGEPVELTPTEYQLLLLLAQHAGQVLDHQTLLRHVWGEEVSDDSAYLKVYIWHLRRKLELNPSEPRIVLTEWGVGYRLAP; encoded by the coding sequence ATGAACCAGCGGCGCATCGTAATCGTGGATGATGATCCACAACTTCAGGAAACGATTGGCCTGATGCTGCAACAAGAGGGCTATGCCGTCAGCGCGGCGCTGAGCGGCAGTGAAGGCATCGAACAGGTCGAAACCAGTGCGCCCGACCTGGTGATCCTGGACATCAACCTGCCGGACATCAGCGGCTTCGATGTCGTGCGCATTCTGCGCCGCAGCAGTCCACTGCCGATCCTGATGCTGACCGGTCGCACCGAGAGCAGCGACGTGGTCAGCAGCCTGGACAGCGGCGCCGACGATTACCTGACCAAACCCTTCCGCGCCGATGAGCTGCTGGCGCGCGTGCGGGCCCTGCTGCGACGCGTGCCGGAGCTCAGCCAACCGCTGGTGGTGGGTGATGGCCAGGTCGAGATCGATCTGCGCGCCCGGCGCGTGCGCGTGCGCGGCGAGCCAGTTGAGCTCACGCCCACCGAGTATCAGTTGCTGCTGTTGCTGGCGCAGCATGCCGGCCAGGTGCTCGACCATCAGACCCTGCTGCGCCACGTCTGGGGTGAGGAGGTCAGCGACGACTCGGCCTACCTCAAGGTGTATATCTGGCATCTGCGGCGCAAGCTGGAGCTCAATCCCAGCGAACCGCGCATCGTGCTGACGGAATGGGGCGTGGGCTACCGCCTGGCTCCATAG
- a CDS encoding sensor histidine kinase: MVETQTVVEQLQELVNTYRQEQERNRRELEEIERLIRQTQTESEKLAQRDLTAAGQLRNLQANLDRFSKEDIRNVYSMVQEVQVRLASVRAQLEQLQAKHERLRERQNELNTLLGVLGQIEEALRSLSGESVGGTAPANDTLISEVIQAQEKERLRVSLQLHDGPAQTLSNLILRAEICERLVERDVQQARAELAALKKAINATLQETRRFIFDLRPMILDDLGLIPTLRRYMQDFGQKYGLEIGMSVHNLEQRFPRHYEVALFRFVQEALNNVARHANASNVRITMDTFGQQVQLLVEDDGVGFNINEALAERPGRVTLGFAVMRQQIETLLHGQLGVESAPGRGTRVVAMVPLPSGM; encoded by the coding sequence GTGGTCGAAACGCAGACAGTCGTCGAGCAGCTCCAGGAACTGGTCAACACCTATCGGCAGGAACAGGAGCGCAACCGACGCGAACTGGAAGAGATCGAACGACTCATCCGCCAGACGCAGACCGAGAGCGAAAAGCTCGCGCAGCGCGATCTGACGGCTGCCGGCCAGTTGCGCAACCTACAGGCCAACCTCGATCGCTTCTCCAAAGAAGACATCCGCAACGTGTACAGCATGGTCCAGGAGGTGCAGGTACGCCTCGCCTCTGTGCGCGCGCAGCTGGAGCAGCTCCAGGCCAAGCACGAACGCCTACGCGAGCGGCAGAACGAGCTCAACACCCTGCTCGGCGTGTTGGGCCAGATCGAAGAAGCGCTACGCAGTCTCAGCGGCGAGAGCGTCGGCGGCACCGCGCCGGCCAACGACACGCTGATCTCCGAAGTGATCCAGGCGCAGGAGAAAGAGCGCCTGCGCGTCTCGCTCCAGCTCCACGACGGGCCGGCCCAAACCCTCTCCAACCTGATCCTGCGCGCCGAGATCTGCGAGCGACTGGTCGAGCGTGACGTGCAGCAGGCGCGCGCCGAGCTGGCCGCGCTCAAAAAAGCGATCAACGCCACACTCCAAGAGACGCGCCGCTTCATCTTCGATCTGCGCCCGATGATTCTGGACGATCTGGGCCTGATCCCCACGCTACGGCGCTACATGCAGGATTTTGGTCAGAAGTACGGGCTGGAGATCGGCATGAGCGTCCACAATCTCGAGCAGCGCTTTCCGCGCCACTACGAGGTCGCGCTCTTCCGCTTCGTGCAAGAAGCGCTCAACAACGTGGCACGGCACGCCAACGCCAGCAACGTGCGCATCACCATGGATACCTTTGGGCAGCAGGTGCAGTTGCTGGTGGAGGACGACGGCGTGGGCTTCAACATCAACGAAGCGCTGGCCGAGCGACCTGGCCGCGTGACGCTGGGCTTTGCCGTGATGCGCCAGCAGATCGAAACCCTGCTCCACGGCCAGCTTGGCGTTGAGAGCGCGCCAGGACGCGGCACGCGCGTCGTGGCGATGGTGCCGTTACCCAGCGGCATGTAG
- a CDS encoding cytochrome c maturation protein CcmE, whose protein sequence is MASITLDSLERTRATRRLGLKPVQWIMLGIVALALGFGGWSLRGSLARTVSIEEAKLARGRVQIFGYIYSQGAYDERNYWTFQIQDQQGQVLTVAYPTKPGNFDDAISVSATGTYNPETGMFEAEQLLVKCPSKYQEMERTLGAEANPHKR, encoded by the coding sequence ATGGCCTCAATCACCCTTGATTCGCTAGAGCGCACCCGGGCCACGCGCCGCCTAGGGCTCAAGCCGGTGCAGTGGATCATGCTGGGCATCGTAGCCCTGGCGTTGGGCTTCGGCGGCTGGTCGCTGCGCGGTTCGCTGGCGCGGACCGTCTCGATCGAGGAAGCCAAGCTGGCCCGCGGTCGCGTCCAGATCTTTGGCTACATCTACAGCCAGGGCGCTTACGATGAGCGCAACTACTGGACCTTCCAGATCCAGGATCAGCAGGGCCAGGTGCTGACGGTCGCCTATCCGACCAAGCCCGGGAACTTCGATGACGCGATCAGCGTCTCGGCGACCGGCACCTACAATCCGGAGACCGGCATGTTCGAGGCCGAGCAGTTGCTGGTCAAATGTCCATCCAAGTATCAGGAGATGGAGCGCACCCTGGGCGCAGAGGCCAACCCGCACAAGCGCTGA